The Lolium rigidum isolate FL_2022 chromosome 1, APGP_CSIRO_Lrig_0.1, whole genome shotgun sequence region GATGCTCCCACAGTTGGCGAGCGTGGAGGACTGGCGGACGGTCTCCTTCTTGACGAAAAAGAAGAATTGAAAAAGGGCCAATTCTGGTTTTACCTGGAGATGACCCTCGCAGAGGgcgatgtggttggcaatggcgaGGATGCTGTTGGGGGAGATGTTGTGCGGTTGAAGGTTTTAAGCCTcaaggatttccgagaagaaatctcTTAGAGGCAATGAGAAGCCGCGCTCCACTAATGCCTTCGTCAGCACCCATTCTCCGGCTTCAANNNNNNNNNNNNNNNNNNNNNNNNNNNNNNNNNNNNNNNNNNNNNNNNNNNNNNNNNNNNNNNNNNNNNNNNNNNNNNNNNNNNNNNNNNNNNNNNNNNNtatcgcgtgacaaagagaattggtatcgtatgtgaatggttcattcgatcactaagtcatcgttgaatatgtgggagccattatggatctccggatcccgctattggttattggtcggagagagttctcacccatgtccacatagttcgcgagccgtagggtgacacacttaaggtttgatgttgtaatagtagaacttgaatatggaatggagttcgaagtattgttcgaagtctcggatgagatcccggacatcacgaggagttccggaatggtccggagaataagattcatatataggaagtcattttataagtttgaaaatgatccggtgattttatggaaggttctagaaggttctagaaaagtccggaagaaaacactaaggaaggaggagtcccggagggactccacctcccatggccggccaaccctagaggggggagtccaaggtggactccaccaaggggccggccacccccctcatggaagggtgggaatcccacttgggtgggagtcccaccttgggtaggtttccctacacatggaaggttttcggttggggtcttattcgaagacttgtagtccaacacttgggggttccacctatataatgaggagcaaggggagggggccggacacaccaaagccattgtggccgcaccccctcatagtggccggccacctccccctctcccaaaccctagccgcccctctcctccacctctcccgcaacgcttagcgaagctccgccggagatctccatcgccaccgccaccacgccgtcgtgctatcggattcaaggaggagctactacttccgctgcccgctggaacggggagaaggacgtcgtcttcatcaacaccgaacgtgtgaccgagtacggaggtgctgcccgattgtggcaccgtcaagatcttctacgcgcttttgcaagtggcAATTGATCATCTaccacagcaacaagagcctcatcttgtaggctttgtaaatcttcaagggtgagtctcgctcgtcccctcgttgctcccatcttctacattgcatcttggcttggattgcgttctcgcggtaggaatttttttgttttctatgcaacgaatccctgcaccaacatgggccgagggggtgctgccttgccctaatgggccaggcgcaccaagtCCCAAGGGCCCAGGAcggccaccccttagggtttccccaaaccctaggggggatcaacttggggtgaAGTTTTCCCCCTTCCCCCCTTTGGGCCGCCGGccaaaggcttggaggaggggccaaggcatccctggccgcacccccctatataaagaggggagggggcaggggcagCCCTCCCTTCACCCCTACACCTCTGGCCGCCCATCTCCCTCCACCGATaatctgctccggcttaggcgaagccctgcagcttttctcctccaccaccaccaccacgccgtcgtgctgctgggattccgaggggatctaccacacctccgctgcccgctggaacggggagaggacgggcttcatcgacaccgtacgcacgatcgagtacggaagtgctgccggattgcagcacggacgatcgactacatcaacaacgagatctaatctcgtaggctttggaatcttcgagggttagtctcatgatcttctcgttgcttcgatcttggtagattagatcttgcttcttcctagattggatcttggtttttgttcatgttcacggtagaatttttttgttttccatgcaacgaacccatcaccaTTCTCCGGCTTCAAGCACCGGACTTGGAGCACCCGGAACCACTCGCCAGGATTCGAGGCGCAGGAAGCCTTCCACCTCCAAGTTGCGAAGCTCGTCCTCAGAAGTGGTGTAGGGCCACCACTGACCTTTGACTTCTCCCTCGCGGGATCGAGTCTTAGATTTTTTGACCACCACGTCCTCCACCATTTTCTCCATGCATTCCTTTCCGGCAAGTTCTGCCGGATCGGTGGAGGTTCCCTCGATGGTTTGGCCGGATCCCTATGACAGATCTAACCGGAACGGGGTGAGGGGGAAGCAGAAGACAGAGGCGTTGCTGCTATAGGTTCCGACTGCGCGGGAGGTGGAGAAGAAGACATCTATGGAAAAAATTAACTCGAAAATGTTAGTCGGGGCCACAAACCACCTATGATCATCCCTAAAAACTCCGATGAAGAGATCGAGACCGGAGTGCTTACCAGCAATGGTCGCTACGGTGGTCGGGGTCGCTACGATGAGGTTCTGGCGTGGTGGCTCGCTGAGGTTAAGAACAACTGAAGAACATGGCGCGGTGGAGCAACTCCAGCGAGACTCCAGCAGGACTCCGGCACGGTGGAAGCGGAAGCTCGCGGGCGGCGCTTGGTTGAGAGGTAAAAAGGGGGAGGATGGGGTGATTAGGGTGAGTGGTGGAGATATTTATAGCTGTGGGATGAGATTCGTGcttcgcatcctgtggtcggaacgcaagcgtcgcgccgttggatgaatgACATGTGTCTCGCCCTTAGCGGTAAAATCGGCCAAAGATCGAGTTACCGTTGGAATTACCTGAGAATGGCGCCAAACTAGGCGGAACCATTTTGAGCCTTTGGAGTATCCGGGAAAAATTCCAAGGGTTTAGTTGCGTCTCTGCAGGGGAATAATCTGgaaactcattgtaacaatgtggtcgatggatgaagtcctgcGAGATGAAGGATTTTCCGGCATACAAGCTGGAAAGAagtttcataagacggagttcttAAAGTTTCCCTAGGTTTCCGGGAAGCTTGCCAAAGATGTTGATGACTTGAGCAAGGCAGAAAAATATGGAGAATCTTGAAGAACtctggggctactgttgtgggtatacttcatgggtgtaccatcgacagtggctagatccggcaagcccgggttgcccatagatggtgatggtggcatacggcccatcgggcggcctagttattgttgatcaagatggaggaagtCCAACCTAGGAACAAGGAGCCAAATCTCGCCGACCTTCCCTTGGAGCCGGATCCGGCcaggcccatcaggggtagccagATCCAGTACGGCATATTAGGaataggcggatccttgacgtgcacggcaatgtaatgttCCGTAGCTAGGCAAGATTGTatttcggctaggactctccgtagaaaccctagatcctagcgcctttataagccggatcctgggagccgtagaggcacaaccacaactcattgtaacaacgtgaaagcgcccaaataattccagacaagcagccctAGACCATGTCATCATGCAGgtgttccaaagctgggtaaATAGCGTACCactgtcccgaggactctccgcccgatggcccccacttcttctcccctccgtgaggatccctcctccggagtaccgttgaataggcaacgacactcgCAAACTTTTTGTGTGGTTCTTATGCGCTCTTGTTCCTTCTAAGCATACTATCGGAGGACTCCGAGGCACACCCTCGCGAGTTACAGTAGCTACCTCGTATGTAAAATGGCAAGACTAGTCCTGATCAGGCTAAATCACTATGTCACTTTGATCGGAGGATagtctccgagatgatatgtggcTGAACACAACGATGTACGGAACCTCCACGAGAGTTTGGGGTGCGCACTAAAAGACTTCATTCAAAAGCATGTGCATATTACAGATTACGCCTCATTGGCAAAGGTCTACAATATCTTGCTACTATGTACCTTGTGATCCATAATCCACTTCAATTCCCAAGAATTAATGAAGATGTCCAAGATCCTTGACTTCAAAAGACCTTGCCAGCATTTTCTTCAAGCCCTTTGTCTCCTCATCATTCCCTGTAAttataatatcatccacataaaccACAAGTAATGTAACCTTGTTGTGATTATTCTGAAAAAATAGTGTGTGATCCGCATTGCTTTGTTGATAGCCAAAAGAACAAATCTCTCTTCGAATCTTCCAAACCAGGCTCTAGGGGACTGTTTTAGTCCATAGAGTGATTTTTGTAATCTGCATACTTTACCCTCAGTTTCCCTGCTATTAAATCCCGGTGGGATTTCCATATATACTTCCTCCCAAAGTTCTCCATGTAAGAAAGcattcttaacatccatttgatagaGTTTCCTTTAGTTATTAGCAGCAATTGAGATTAAAACTCTAATAGTGTTCATCTTTGCTACAGGAGCAAATGTCTCATCATAATCTACCCGTATGTCTGACTATAGCCCTTTGCTACTAGTCTGCCCTTATATCTTTCTACCTTCCTGTCATGATTTTGTTTTATGGTAAACACCCATTTACAACCTACAACCTTCTTATTAGCAGGGAGAGTAGTCATTACCCAAGTATTGTTCTTGTCTAAAACAACCATTTCTTCTAACATAGCTTCTCTCCAGCGTGGATGTGATTTCGCTTCTTGCCAATTGCCTAGAATAGGTTCCGCAGTATCTAGTGCTGCAATAAAAGCATGATAAGAAGCTCCAATTGATTTGTATGACATAGAGAGTATGAAACACTATATGGCGAAAATTTCGAAGGCAACTTTCCGCATGTGGTACGTGGCTGTTTTCTTTGGGCAATAGGTACATCTAGGTCATCATACTTGGGAAGGATATTACTATCTCCCGTAGATGACAATGGGACTTGTGATGAGGTTGACTGATTTGTGTCTGAATGTGCTTCTTCTTCAGAAACATGATCAGGCGAAGTGACTCCCTCCCTCTAAACTTGTTCTCCCACTCTTGGCTGCTTTCTTGAGCACACTTGGAGTTCTCTTCTCTCATTCGGTATAAATCGTCGTTCTTCTTGCCATGGTTCAGGTTCAGGTTCATCCTCTAGCCCATTGTCCGTCTCCCCTGGAGTGGCCCCAACTATCCTCTTCTTTACCTCTCCAGATCTCATTTCATTCATCTACACTCTCATTAGCAAACATATCGGGGAACACAATAGTTAAGTATACTAATCCCCCATAGTATGGTTCATGTTCTCTAAACACAACATCCATACTTACAAACATTCTTCTTTTGGATGTATACCAACACTTATACCCCTTTTGTTTACCAGGATATCCCACAAAAATGCATTTTAATGCTCTTGGGTCCAGTTTACTAACGGAGGGTCTATAATCCTTTACGAAGCAAGAGCACCCAAACACCTTTGGTGGAACCACATAAGTATTATTATATGTGAGACACTTGATTGGTGTCTTATATTCAAGAACTCTCGTCGGCACTGCCTCACACCATAATTTTTTTTGGGACGTTCATTGCAAACATTAAGCACCTGACAATCTCCAGAAGATGCCTATTTTTCCTCGCAGCTAAGCCATTCTGTTCAGAAGTGCTTGGACATGTAGTCTGGTGCATAATTCCATGGCTTGACAGGTATCCATCAAATTCCTTATTTACAAACTCAGTATCATGTCAGAACGCAGTACTTTTACACAAGCACTATACTGATTTGTGATCAAGTTATGGAAATTTTTAAAGAATTCAAACACCTCATTTTTTTACTACGTAAGACATAAACCCAAGTGGATCTGGTACAATAGTCAATAAAAGTGACAAAATAGCGATATCCATTTAAAGACACTACTCCACTAGGACCCCATACATCGGAGTGGATAGTTTGAAGTGGTACATCACTTCTATTATCAAAAGATGAATAAGAGCTTCTAGTCTGCTTCACTAACTGGCACGCATCACAAACTAGCTTCTCCTTACTAACCTTAGAATATATATCAGGAAACATTTGACTCATTGTGACAAAAGATAGGTGTCCTAGTCGACGGTGTTGGAGTAGCAATTCTTCTAATGGTGAAAGTGGCAAAGCAGCAGCCACAGTATGATATGCATCATTGTCCAAGTAATAAAGGCCATCACGCAAGACCCCCATCCCAAGCTTTCTTCCAGTCCCACGTTCTTGAAACATGCACCAATAAGGAAAAAATATGGCCACACAGTTCAGATCCTTAGTGATGCAGCTTACTTACAATAGGTTCAATGGGAACGAGGGGACATGTAGTATACATGGGATATTCAGATTAGCACTGCAATTAATTGTTCCAGACCTAACAACCATTTGTGTTGATCCATCTGCCAATTTtacatttttctttattttgaacAGCTATGTAATGAGTAAACTCTCTACGTGAGCCAGCCATATGCCGTGATGCACCGGAATCTATAAGCCAAGGCGTATGGGAATGCATATTATCAAATTTGGTAGTTTGGAGGTTATTACCCGAGAAGTTGGCCGATGCAGTTGATGAAGATGTTTCTGGGGTTGCTTTTCGCCTAGATTCAATCCCTTAAATTGGCGCCATTTCTCCAACTCATGAGCAAACATCTCAACCTTGAACACCGGAGACACCTCCTCACTTGGAGAAGATGTATTGGCCCTCTCTACTGACCTCATACCTCTACCACGGTTGGAACCACGACCCTCAAACAGACGCCCACGGCCCCTACCACGCCAGTCCACATCTCGTCCTCTTCCTGCTCCGGTCAGTAGTGGACATGTCATCTTCATGTGCCCTAGTTCGCCACACTCAAAACATGTTCTGTCATCCAAATTTAACCCCAGTCTACGGAAGTTGCCACTTCATGCTGCAAGAAAAGCTAAGCATCTTTGTGATATGCCATATGTTGTTGGTTCAGTGTCCTCCAATTTTAAGCGAGTCTCCTCACTTAATATTGTAGAGACCGCTTGCTCTAGACTTGGTAGTGTGCCATTTCCATAGAGAGCCTCCCTTCTGTTCTCAAACTTCGAGTTCAAGCCATTTAAAAAATCCCTGATCCGTCGCTTCTCAGTTCACTTGTTGAATTTCTCGACACATTTGCCACATTCTAAATCAACTGGATCATAGTAATCAAGGTCATGCCAAAGCCACTTCAGTTCAGACACATATTCTACAACCGTTTTCTCCCCTTGGCTTAATTCATGTAATTCTTTCTGAATTTTGCACGCTAACATCTCATTTCCCACTCTAGAATATGTACCTTTTAGAAGTTGCCAAATTTCTGAAGTGTCCTTGATCCTTTCAACATGCTTTACAATATGAGGTGAAAGTGAGCTTAGAAGCCAAGCTCTAACCAGGGCATTAGTCGCCCTCCACCCGTGGGCCCTCCTTTGAGTCTTCTTCCAAGGGTTTCTTCACGGTTTCAAGAGCATATTGTTCCAGCTTTCTTGACACAAAAATGGTCTCGGCGTGATCTACCCAACTTGCATAACTTTCTGGTCCCTCCAGTTTCATATCTGGTGCTTGCAAAGGATAAATCTCTTTTTTGATTTCTACTTAGGCCCTTGAGTTACCAGCTTGCCTGCTTATTGCATCAAGCAATGGCATGTACCTCCCGTCTATTGCCTGCAACACCACTGCAAGCTCAGTGGTTGTAACTGCCCAGGGGCACCTCGGCTATCCCCCATCTTGCTGCTAGGTGGTACTACTCATGCCAATCTAGTTCAAGCTTAACCCAAGCTTCACTCTCGCACAACCACACTGCAACACACCCTTCTCCACCGATCTGCTCCTTTCTCCAACCCCCAATGCTCATCTGGAGGCTGCTCCTCTGTTATTCTCCTCAACAGATGCTTGCCCGCTTTCTATACCTGCTAGATCCGTGGATCTACAACCGCACCAGCAACACTCCTTTCCTAAGATGGCTCCTCACTCCAATCAAGTGTGCAGATCTCGATTTGACTTGTTGCAGCCACAATCAAGAACCAACAGCTCCTCAACACCCAGCACCGTCAACCACCTCATTAAAACTTTCCACCCTTAGATACCCTCGTAAGGAAAAAAGTGCATCTAAAACTTGTTGTTCCAAATTCAAAGTATGATTTCATCAAAAACTATTCACAAGGAAATTAGGAGGTTTTGTTGGTAAGAAAGGGAGAGGACAAAAACGGCTTGTGCTCCAATCTGCAGGCTGATCCTGCTCAGAGTCCTACTAGGACACCGTTAACACGGCACGTGCCCAAACCTTGCCCGTGTACAGCACCCCATCTTCTCCGGCCCTTCCTCCTCTCTCCATACCGACGCCTGCCCCGCGCCAGAGAGAAACCCTAGCCTAGGGTttcaagcgccgccgccgccgccgccgccgtcgaccacCTTCGCCAGACGCCCTACCTCGCCATGGACGCGAGCCGCAAGAGGGCCGTGCCGGAGGGCACCAACGGTGGCGCCGCCACCAAGCGCGCCAAAGGTGAGCTTCCTCCTTGCATCTCCTGGTTTGTGCTTCGGTTGCCCTGGCTCTTTTTTCGCTCTGGTGGGGTTCCCTAGGGTTTTTTAGGCTGTCCCTTGACCGGATCTGGAGAGCACTTGTTCGCTCCGTGGCCGGTGAGAGCAGTGTTTTTTTCGCATCGGTGTACGGGGGAGGAGGCCTGCAGATTGGGGATTTCTAGGTCTAAATTTCCCCTTGTATTTGGGGGTTGTGACGGCCTTGCGTGCCGTTGAGGATTTTGCAGGGATTTTTGTCGTTTTTTTACTTCCAAAGATCTCGAGATGTGATTTGCTTGGTTTTTTGCCAGATTCGTCGCAGAGGCTAGTGTTTAATTAGCAGTACAAACCTCGTTGGCGTCCAGTGCCCAAAGCAGTAATTCATGGGTATATACAATCTAAACCGTTGGGCATGGCTTGGGCACTGGACATTAATTTCCTGTTATTCCATCTCTGTTACTTATTAAATCATTATATGTTACTACCTGTTACTACAAGCTGCCAAGGTTTAGTAAAATCAACGCGGTTATTAACTGGTGCAAGTAATAAATTTGCTGTAGCAGAATCGGAGACGGGTGTAGGGAGCAAATCGAAGCCGTGCACCAAATTTTTCAGGTTCTAATCCAACTTAAAATCAACTCCAACCTGGTAACATCTATCTATTATTACTATTATTATGCAATTTGCTGTTATTTTTATACATTATAAAATCTTGCTGTGCTGCTAAAAACTGTTGCTGATGCTAACAAATGGGTCGAGCAAGATTCTACTACAGGTTCCCCGTCTAATCCAAGCTTTAAGAATATCCAATCCAATGGAGTAAAATTGGTACAGCCGTTGTGTATATCACCGTGAAATTTGGAAGAATGAAACAAGAGTTATAAGGATATGTAACTTACTTTCAGATGAATAATCAGTCAGTAGCACCATGGCACAGGTGTTCACATGCAGAAACCAAGATAAGAAGATTGAAGTAACATGTTAATGGGGAGCAATTGAATGCTCATTGTGAAATTTTGACATATAGATCATTGACAAGTATCTCATGAATCTGATGGCATGCAGTAAATGTTTCGACTGCCTAGTACCACTGCCATATGCTGAGATTGAAAGTCTGCTTGCCAGAATCTTCTTAATTTATACATATTACATTTTCCAATTAATAATGGTGTTTAACCATGACATAGGTTAAACTATCTTTAGGTTTTGTTATAAGTGACAAACTGTGCTTATTATATAGAGTTAACGTTGCCGTACTTGACTGCTTATCATGTTCATCCAAGTAGAGTAGCTCAAATACTATTTGTGTACATAAAACTAAAAACATATCTTGTAGAGAAAATTATACttcataatttaaaaaaaaatcttagtTGGTTCCATAGGAAGTTAAAGAAACTAATTTATGTTTACTAATCACTCTTAAGAAGTTCATTTCGTTGTATGCCTTTTGTTATTTGCCATTATATCCTTGACTTGTTCTCTATTGTGGTAACACAGTAATACTACTAGTTTATGCTCCTGCTCAATACACTAAGAATTCTATGCTCAAGTTCAGTAAGTTATAGGCGCCACCTTAATGTTCCATATATTTGCACCATAAAAACTGACCGTTGATATATGATAAGCATCTAAGGTTGTGTCTCCACAGGAATGATACTATGTGTACATGTCAAAAGTAGTTTCTGGCTTTCTGCTGATACTATGCTCATGTGATGAATCTAAGTGCCATATCTACACTAGTACTTAATTTTGTTTGGTGGCATTTATATCAAGCAGCACCTGCAAAAGAGTGGATGTGGTGTATTGTACTCCATTCTTTTGCACGTGCTGCTTGATATAAATTCTATCAGTACTTTTTTCCGTTCAGCAGTCGTCTATGTACAGGTTACTACTAATGTGTGTTATTCAACTTGATGGATGATGACCTTTTTTTTCATCAGTATATGAATCATTAGTCATGTTTCAGTTCTTATATTGTTGTGTAAATTTGCTTGCTTATATGATACCCTCTCTATGCAGCACTGCTGGTTGTCCCTTTGGTTCGAATTGCCATTTTCTCCATAACTTCCCTGGAGGTCACCAGGCTGTTTCAAAGATGACCAACTTGGGTGGTCCAGCTGTTGCAGCTCCTGCAGGAAGAATGCCTATGGGACCTGGTGGTCCTGATGGGCCACCTACATCTGGCGTGAAGACTCGCATCTGTAACAAGTTCAACACTGCAGAAGGTTGTAAATGGGGGAACAAGTGTCACTTTGCTCATGGAGAGAGGGAGCTTGGAAAGCCCATGATATTGAACAACTCAATGGCACCTCCAATGGGACCAAGACCCAATGGGCACTTTCAGCCCCCACCGATGCCCGCCCCGGACATGGTTCCTCTCTCAACCTTTGGTGCCTCCGCCACAACCAAAATCAGTGTTGATGCATCCCTTGCTGGCGCCATTATTGGCAAGGGTGGAGTCAACACGAAGCATATATCCCGAATGACTGGGGCCAAGCTAGCTATCCGGGATAACGAGGCTGACCCCAACCTTAAAAACATTGAGCTTGAGGGAACGTTTGATCAGATCAAACATGCCAGTGGGATGGTGACGGAGCTAATTGTCCGCATTGGTGGCAACGCCCCTCCGCCAGCAAAGAACCCAGTGAGGGGATCTCATGCtgggg contains the following coding sequences:
- the LOC124696193 gene encoding zinc finger CCCH domain-containing protein 44-like isoform X1 translates to MAWALDINFLLFHLCYLLNHYMLLPVTTSCQGLVKSTRLLTGASNKFAVAESETGVGSKSKPCTKFFSTAGCPFGSNCHFLHNFPGGHQAVSKMTNLGGPAVAAPAGRMPMGPGGPDGPPTSGVKTRICNKFNTAEGCKWGNKCHFAHGERELGKPMILNNSMAPPMGPRPNGHFQPPPMPAPDMVPLSTFGASATTKISVDASLAGAIIGKGGVNTKHISRMTGAKLAIRDNEADPNLKNIELEGTFDQIKHASGMVTELIVRIGGNAPPPAKNPVRGSHAGGGGGNNFKTKLCDNFNKGSCTFGDRCHFAHGESELRKSAAA
- the LOC124696193 gene encoding zinc finger CCCH domain-containing protein 44-like isoform X4, coding for MTNLGGPAVAAPAGRMPMGPGGPDGPPTSGVKTRICNKFNTAEGCKWGNKCHFAHGERELGKPMILNNSMAPPMGPRPNGHFQPPPMPAPDMVPLSTFGASATTKISVDASLAGAIIGKGGVNTKHISRMTGAKLAIRDNEADPNLKNIELEGTFDQIKHASGMVTELIVRIGGNAPPPAKNPVRGSHAGGGGGNNFKTKLCDNFNKGSCTFGDRCHFAHGESELRKSAAA
- the LOC124696193 gene encoding zinc finger CCCH domain-containing protein 44-like isoform X3, with product MDASRKRAVPEGTNGGAATKRAKESETGVGSKSKPCTKFFSTAGCPFGSNCHFLHNFPGGHQAVSKMTNLGGPAVAAPAGRMPMGPGGPDGPPTSGVKTRICNKFNTAEGCKWGNKCHFAHGERELGKPMILNNSMAPPMGPRPNGHFQPPPMPAPDMVPLSTFGASATTKISVDASLAGAIIGKGGVNTKHISRMTGAKLAIRDNEADPNLKNIELEGTFDQIKHASGMVTELIVRIGGNAPPPAKNPVRGSHAGGGGGNNFKTKLCDNFNKGSCTFGDRCHFAHGESELRKSAAA
- the LOC124696193 gene encoding zinc finger CCCH domain-containing protein 44-like isoform X2, coding for MDASRKRAVPEGTNGGAATKRAKAESETGVGSKSKPCTKFFSTAGCPFGSNCHFLHNFPGGHQAVSKMTNLGGPAVAAPAGRMPMGPGGPDGPPTSGVKTRICNKFNTAEGCKWGNKCHFAHGERELGKPMILNNSMAPPMGPRPNGHFQPPPMPAPDMVPLSTFGASATTKISVDASLAGAIIGKGGVNTKHISRMTGAKLAIRDNEADPNLKNIELEGTFDQIKHASGMVTELIVRIGGNAPPPAKNPVRGSHAGGGGGNNFKTKLCDNFNKGSCTFGDRCHFAHGESELRKSAAA